From the Plectropomus leopardus isolate mb chromosome 18, YSFRI_Pleo_2.0, whole genome shotgun sequence genome, one window contains:
- the gmnn gene encoding geminin, with amino-acid sequence MSVSGKLKHSHPKSNENIKSFFTPSQKAMGPLRQTLQVLQSSAVNKDLGRSAQVGKVIPKRKQWGAEQARGPKRVKVEVKSTQTEASQCLTDGMSKEAYELMVVETPPSTYWKEVAEERRKALYNVLQENEKLHKDIEAKDEQITQLKCENEELQELAQHVQYMADMIERLTGKSPDNLEELREIALDVDEEDEHDDAEVAGQSEDDDSDCSQSDSEEDETSDHEHAGPSGE; translated from the exons AGCTTTTTCACACCGTCTCAGAAAGCTATGGGACCCCTGAGGCAAACCCTGCAGGTGCTCCAGTCCTCAGCTGTCAACAAAGATTTGGGAAGGTCAGCTCAG GTGGGAAAGGTCATCCCCAAACGGAAACAGTGGGGTGCAGAACAAGCTAGAGGTCCAAAGAGGGTGAAGGTAGAGGTCAAATCTACACAAACTGAAGCATCTCAGTGTTTGACAGATGGCATGTCTAAAGAAGCATATGAGCTGATGGTCGTAG AAACGCCTCCTTCAACTTACTGGAAAGAAGTCGCAGAGGAGCGTCGGAAGGCCTTGTACAATGTTCTACAGGAGAACGAGAAG TTACACAAAGACATTGAGGCTAAAGATGAACAGATAACACAGCTCAAGTGTGAAaatgaagagctgcaggagcTGGCACAACACGTGCAGTACATGGCTGATATGATTGAG aggctgACTGGGAAGAGCCCAGACAACCTGGAAGAACTGAGGGAGATTGCTCTTGATGTGGACGAGGAAGATGAGCATGATGATGCTGAAGTGGCAGGTCAGAGTGAGGATGACGACTCTGATTGCAGTCAGAGTGATTCAGAGGAAGATGAGACCTCAGACCACGAACACGCTGGACCCTCAGGAGAGTAG